The following coding sequences are from one Methanobacterium sp. window:
- the rfbD gene encoding dTDP-4-dehydrorhamnose reductase, which produces MKVLIIGAEGMLGHDLVEVMSKNHEVSTTTIDTMDITDINKTIETVKKKNPDVVIHAAAFTDVDGSESQADLAYKVNSLGTRNVAVACKETDSALVYICTDYVFDGTKGSPYYEFDQTNPLSVYGKTKLQGEAYIRDLLNKFYIVRTSWLYGYHGPNFVTTMLKLAQTHDQISVVGDQIGSPTYTVDLSKAIAKLIEKPVYGIYHITNSQHCTWYEYAQLIFDIAGKKVNLKSVTTEEFGSAAKRPKYSVLENYNWKMEGFPKIRSFKEALKEYMDLLL; this is translated from the coding sequence ATGAAAGTTTTAATCATCGGTGCAGAAGGAATGTTAGGCCATGATTTAGTGGAGGTTATGTCCAAAAACCATGAGGTTAGTACCACCACCATCGACACCATGGACATCACAGACATCAATAAAACTATTGAAACAGTTAAAAAGAAGAATCCAGACGTGGTAATCCATGCTGCTGCTTTCACTGATGTTGATGGAAGTGAATCTCAGGCAGATCTTGCTTACAAAGTAAATAGTTTAGGAACCCGGAATGTGGCAGTTGCTTGCAAAGAAACAGACAGTGCACTGGTTTACATATGCACTGATTATGTTTTCGATGGCACTAAAGGCAGTCCTTACTATGAATTCGATCAAACAAACCCGTTAAGTGTATATGGGAAAACTAAACTACAAGGCGAAGCATACATCCGTGACTTACTCAACAAGTTTTACATAGTACGAACATCATGGTTATATGGTTATCATGGTCCCAATTTTGTAACCACCATGCTAAAACTGGCCCAAACACATGACCAGATATCTGTTGTTGGTGACCAGATAGGATCCCCGACCTACACTGTAGATCTTTCCAAAGCCATAGCAAAACTCATAGAAAAACCAGTCTATGGTATTTATCACATTACTAACAGCCAGCATTGTACTTGGTATGAATATGCACAGCTAATCTTCGACATAGCCGGTAAAAAGGTTAACTTGAAATCGGTTACCACCGAAGAATTCGGCAGTGCAGCTAAAAGACCTAAATATTCAGTTCTCGAAAACTATAACTGGAAAATGGAAGGATTTCCTAAAATAAGAAGTTTTAAAGAGGCATTGAAGGAGTATATGGATTTATTATTGTGA
- a CDS encoding UDP-N-acetylmuramoyl-L-alanine--D-glutamate ligase has translation MKCVVIGAGNAGRPAARILNYAGHQVQITDQKKLDQFPEGVQNTLQKMEQEGVNLQLGWDDPTNIEDVDAVYISPNIPKDSKIRHYLVDNELKLLINQDIAKILENSINIDVIGVTGTLGKTSTTHIISEIFHNAGYKVWTCSSQSGNLLSEVIVDGIINGDHIKSDIAVLELPHGTIRLLSELKLKIGVITNIYSDHLSEFEGSLQKYAERKLMITNSTEMIIANKQCKDLLNSSLNTIFYCTGQDLCDVSGVLENGKIRIKYKVKSREGEFDTGFNLRGYYFENSIAAAAVALSYGLKVDSIKDGLSKFNGIPGHLEYIGNYSRREVHFDAAFVPEGIVSTLEEFPVKGDSKLVIIIDNPDSTNPRDKFQIGKILGQYAQVIIASGYNETTDVLDMESANQVLEGAKDSNSLKIAVEDVYKAGELSIKHSKPGDVILHIGPGAITNYQDLKYKMIKGIESGCNKYP, from the coding sequence ATGAAGTGTGTTGTTATCGGTGCTGGTAATGCTGGACGACCAGCGGCAAGAATACTAAATTATGCTGGCCATCAAGTTCAGATTACTGATCAAAAGAAATTGGACCAATTCCCAGAGGGTGTTCAAAATACTCTCCAGAAAATGGAACAAGAAGGTGTGAATCTTCAATTGGGATGGGATGATCCAACCAACATTGAAGATGTTGATGCAGTTTACATATCTCCAAACATACCAAAAGATTCCAAAATAAGACATTATCTGGTTGACAACGAACTGAAACTACTTATTAACCAAGATATAGCTAAAATTTTAGAAAATTCCATAAATATCGATGTTATCGGTGTTACTGGAACCCTTGGGAAGACCAGCACCACCCACATTATTTCAGAAATCTTTCACAATGCTGGCTATAAAGTTTGGACTTGTTCATCCCAATCTGGAAATCTTCTCAGCGAAGTCATCGTCGACGGAATAATCAATGGAGATCATATTAAAAGTGATATTGCTGTTCTTGAATTGCCACATGGGACTATAAGACTCCTTTCTGAGTTAAAACTAAAAATTGGGGTAATAACCAATATATATTCTGATCATTTATCTGAATTTGAGGGGTCTCTCCAAAAATATGCCGAAAGAAAACTGATGATCACTAATTCCACAGAAATGATAATTGCCAACAAACAATGTAAGGACCTCTTAAACTCTTCTTTAAACACTATTTTTTACTGTACTGGTCAGGATTTATGTGATGTTTCTGGTGTTCTTGAAAATGGAAAAATAAGAATAAAATATAAAGTTAAATCACGGGAAGGTGAATTTGACACAGGATTCAATCTTCGTGGATACTACTTCGAAAACTCCATTGCTGCTGCAGCAGTGGCTCTCAGCTATGGCTTAAAAGTAGACAGTATCAAAGATGGGTTGAGCAAGTTTAATGGAATTCCTGGACATCTAGAATATATAGGAAACTATTCTCGTCGTGAAGTTCATTTTGATGCAGCATTTGTACCCGAAGGCATCGTATCCACACTTGAAGAGTTCCCTGTAAAAGGTGATTCAAAATTAGTTATTATAATTGATAATCCGGACAGTACCAATCCACGGGACAAGTTCCAGATCGGAAAGATACTGGGTCAATATGCACAAGTGATAATTGCCAGCGGATATAATGAAACTACTGATGTTCTGGACATGGAATCTGCTAATCAAGTATTAGAAGGTGCTAAAGATTCAAACTCTCTGAAAATAGCTGTTGAAGATGTTTACAAAGCTGGTGAACTATCCATAAAACATTCAAAACCCGGCGACGTTATTTTACACATAGGCCCCGGTGCCATAACCAATTATCAAGATCTGAAATACAAAATGATTAAAGGAATAGAATCCGGATGTAATAAGTATCCATGA
- a CDS encoding LL-diaminopimelate aminotransferase gives MSVKINENYLLLESNYIFSEITQRVEKYQKENPDVDVISMGIGDVTRPLPQAVIKKFKKAVDEMSKKDTFHGYGPEQGYDFLIEEIIKNDYEPRGITLSKEEVFISDGAKCDTGNIQEIFGLENIVAVTDPVYPVYVDSNVMAGRTGPMGDDGRYHNLVYIPCTEENEFVPELPETPVDLIYLCFPNNPTGTVLNKKQLTVWVDYARENNSIILFDAAYEAYISEKDIPHSIYEISGAREVAIEFRSFSKNAGFTGTRCAYTVVPKELLGFDAKGNPHSVNELWNRRQATKFNGVSYPIQVAASAVYTPEGQAEIQESIDYYMKNASIIRDSLSKLGLKVFGGVNSPYIWIKTPEDMDSWQFFDLLLNEAHIAGTPGVGFGPSGEGYLRLTAFNTLENTKEAMERLSKLSI, from the coding sequence ATGTCAGTTAAAATCAATGAAAACTATTTGTTGCTAGAAAGCAATTACATTTTTTCTGAAATTACCCAAAGAGTTGAGAAGTATCAGAAAGAAAACCCTGATGTTGACGTAATTAGCATGGGTATTGGTGATGTAACCCGACCTTTACCTCAAGCAGTGATTAAGAAATTCAAAAAAGCAGTTGACGAAATGAGCAAAAAAGACACTTTTCATGGTTACGGTCCTGAACAAGGTTATGATTTTTTGATTGAGGAAATCATCAAAAATGACTATGAACCGCGTGGAATCACATTATCTAAAGAGGAAGTTTTCATCAGCGATGGGGCTAAATGTGATACTGGTAATATTCAGGAAATTTTCGGCCTGGAAAACATTGTAGCAGTTACTGATCCAGTTTATCCAGTTTATGTGGATAGTAATGTTATGGCTGGACGGACAGGGCCTATGGGAGATGATGGTCGTTATCATAACTTGGTTTACATTCCCTGCACTGAAGAGAATGAATTTGTTCCAGAACTTCCAGAAACACCTGTTGATTTGATTTATTTATGTTTTCCTAACAATCCCACTGGCACTGTACTAAACAAAAAACAGCTCACTGTATGGGTGGATTATGCTAGAGAAAATAATTCAATAATTCTCTTCGACGCTGCTTATGAAGCTTACATTAGTGAAAAGGACATTCCACACAGCATTTATGAGATTAGTGGTGCTCGTGAAGTTGCCATTGAGTTTAGGAGTTTTTCCAAAAATGCTGGTTTCACTGGTACACGTTGTGCCTATACTGTGGTTCCTAAGGAATTGTTAGGTTTTGATGCAAAAGGAAATCCACACTCAGTGAATGAATTGTGGAACCGCAGACAAGCAACTAAATTTAATGGAGTTTCCTATCCAATACAGGTTGCTGCTAGTGCAGTCTATACACCTGAAGGGCAAGCAGAAATTCAAGAATCAATTGATTATTACATGAAAAATGCGTCCATTATACGGGATAGTTTAAGCAAGTTAGGGTTGAAAGTTTTTGGCGGAGTTAACTCACCCTACATCTGGATTAAAACACCAGAGGATATGGATTCCTGGCAATTTTTTGACTTGTTATTAAATGAAGCCCATATAGCAGGCACACCTGGTGTTGGTTTCGGACCAAGTGGTGAGGGTTATCTTAGATTAACCGCTTTTAACACCCTTGAAAATACAAAAGAAGCCATGGAAAGATTGTCTAAGCTGTCAATATAG
- a CDS encoding response regulator, whose amino-acid sequence MNYRPIKVLLIEDDPNHARALEAMLERVKEFDYVLVHCYKLHDGLEELKNTKFDVILLDLRLPDSEGISTFRAVHSNFPEIPIVIFTALFNHEIALQSLKEGAQEYLFKGEFDGQDLSTAIMHSMARVQHLLSLKTVYST is encoded by the coding sequence GTGAATTATAGGCCCATCAAGGTTCTTTTGATTGAAGACGACCCGAATCATGCCAGAGCATTAGAGGCAATGTTGGAACGGGTAAAAGAATTTGATTATGTTTTGGTTCATTGTTACAAACTTCATGATGGACTTGAAGAGTTGAAAAACACCAAATTTGATGTGATATTATTGGATCTGCGTCTGCCAGATAGTGAAGGTATATCCACATTTAGAGCAGTTCATAGTAACTTTCCAGAGATACCCATTGTAATCTTCACTGCCTTGTTCAATCATGAAATAGCACTGCAATCATTAAAAGAAGGTGCCCAGGAATACCTTTTCAAGGGTGAATTCGATGGACAGGATTTATCCACCGCAATTATGCATTCCATGGCTCGTGTTCAACATCTATTATCCTTAAAAACCGTTTATTCTACATAA